One stretch of Gammaproteobacteria bacterium DNA includes these proteins:
- a CDS encoding riboflavin synthase — MFTGIIQALGKVEAIEQRGGDVRVTVDLGELANDKHGIGDSIAVNGCCLTAIEDPRQKLVADVSKESLRLTTIGDLKVGDRVNLEPAMQVGDRFGGHMVSGHVDGMGRLVELAEEARSWRLVFEAPDDIAHYIAKKGSITIDGISLTVNGVDGNRFDVNIVPHTWEHTNLHAKQPGDRVNLEVDVIARYLERLLQAGDEAPAGITLDTLRRHGFADE; from the coding sequence ATGTTCACCGGGATCATCCAGGCCCTGGGCAAGGTCGAGGCGATCGAACAGCGCGGCGGAGACGTGCGTGTGACGGTGGACCTCGGCGAGCTTGCCAATGATAAGCACGGGATCGGCGATTCGATTGCCGTGAATGGTTGTTGCCTGACTGCTATCGAAGATCCGCGGCAGAAACTTGTCGCTGATGTCTCGAAGGAAAGCCTGCGCCTGACCACCATCGGTGACCTGAAGGTCGGTGATCGGGTCAACCTCGAGCCGGCCATGCAGGTCGGCGATCGCTTCGGTGGCCACATGGTCAGCGGTCATGTCGATGGCATGGGCAGGCTCGTGGAGCTGGCCGAGGAAGCCCGTTCCTGGCGGCTGGTCTTCGAAGCACCGGATGACATTGCGCATTACATCGCGAAGAAGGGCTCCATCACCATCGACGGCATCAGCCTCACGGTGAACGGCGTCGATGGCAATCGCTTCGACGTGAACATCGTGCCGCACACCTGGGAGCATACCAACCTGCATGCGAAGCAGCCGGGTGACCGCGTCAACCTGGAAGTCGACGTGATCGCGCGCTACCTGGAGCGCCTGCTGCAGGCAGGTGATGAAGCACCGGCAGGCATCACACTGGATACTTTGCGTCGGCACGGCTTTGCCGACGAATGA
- the ribBA gene encoding bifunctional 3,4-dihydroxy-2-butanone-4-phosphate synthase/GTP cyclohydrolase II: MDRIEDILEDIRNGKMVIMMDDEDRENEGDLIMAADRVRPEDINFMARNGRGLICLTLTQERCRQLRLPLMVSATNEQQSTNFTVSIEAAEGVTTGISAHDRAHTVLTAVADGARAEDLVQPGHIFPLMAQPGGVLSRAGHTEAGCDLARLADCEPAAVIVEILNDDGTMARLPDLRKFAKEHDLKIGTIADLIRYRMEKETTVERIQEKTVNTEFGEFKVACFEDHINRTVHFAMTRGDIKADEPTLVRVHLQDTLGDVLGLNWKSLGWPLRDAMKRIADEGGVLVILRPDENPGQLAELFANGGESSGDDAAAGSSGDEVLRTYGVGAQILHDLGVRKMRVLSAPKRMQGISGFGLEVVEYVDSE, from the coding sequence ATGGATCGCATTGAGGACATTCTCGAGGATATCCGCAATGGCAAGATGGTCATCATGATGGATGACGAGGATCGCGAAAACGAAGGCGACCTCATCATGGCAGCCGACAGGGTGCGTCCGGAAGACATCAACTTCATGGCGCGCAACGGTCGCGGCCTGATCTGCCTGACCCTGACGCAGGAACGTTGCCGCCAGTTGCGCCTGCCACTGATGGTTTCGGCGACCAACGAGCAGCAGAGCACGAACTTCACGGTATCCATCGAAGCAGCGGAGGGCGTGACCACCGGCATTTCGGCGCACGATCGTGCGCATACCGTGCTGACGGCCGTTGCCGATGGCGCGCGCGCCGAAGACCTGGTTCAGCCCGGGCACATTTTCCCGCTGATGGCACAGCCGGGTGGCGTGCTCAGCCGCGCCGGTCACACCGAAGCCGGTTGCGACCTGGCACGGCTGGCCGATTGCGAGCCTGCTGCCGTGATTGTCGAGATCCTGAACGATGACGGCACCATGGCGCGCCTGCCGGATCTCCGGAAGTTCGCCAAGGAGCACGATCTCAAGATCGGCACCATCGCTGACCTGATTCGCTACCGCATGGAAAAGGAAACCACGGTCGAGCGCATCCAGGAGAAGACGGTCAACACCGAGTTCGGCGAATTCAAGGTTGCCTGCTTCGAGGATCACATCAATCGCACGGTGCATTTCGCGATGACCCGCGGCGACATCAAGGCCGACGAGCCGACGCTGGTGCGCGTGCACCTGCAGGACACGCTTGGCGACGTGCTCGGCCTGAACTGGAAATCGCTGGGCTGGCCGTTGCGCGATGCCATGAAGCGCATTGCCGACGAGGGCGGCGTGCTGGTCATTCTCCGGCCGGATGAAAACCCCGGCCAGCTGGCCGAGCTGTTCGCCAACGGCGGCGAGTCCAGTGGCGACGATGCCGCCGCCGGCAGTTCGGGTGACGAGGTGTTGCGCACCTACGGCGTCGGCGCCCAGATCCTGCACGACCTGGGCGTGCGCAAGATGCGGGTGCTGTCGGCGCCCAAGCGCATGCAGGGTATCTCCGGTTTCGGACTGGAAGTGGTCGAATACGTGGATTCCGAGTGA
- the ribE gene encoding 6,7-dimethyl-8-ribityllumazine synthase, producing the protein MSGIKKIEGKLTGVKGRFAIVAGRFNSFIVDSLVNGAIDTLQRHGVADADITLVQVPGAFEMGPVVRRLCASNDYVAVIALGAVIRGATPHFDFVAGECAKSCSQAANDTGVPVAFGVLTTDTIEQAIERAGTKAGNKGAEAAVTAIEMAGLMQALS; encoded by the coding sequence ATGTCTGGCATCAAGAAAATCGAAGGCAAGCTGACCGGCGTGAAGGGCCGTTTCGCCATCGTGGCAGGTCGCTTCAACAGCTTCATCGTCGACAGCCTGGTCAACGGCGCAATCGACACCCTGCAGCGCCATGGTGTGGCAGATGCCGACATCACCCTGGTACAGGTCCCGGGTGCGTTCGAAATGGGCCCGGTGGTACGTCGCCTTTGTGCCTCGAATGACTACGTTGCCGTCATCGCGCTCGGTGCGGTCATCCGCGGTGCCACGCCGCATTTCGATTTCGTTGCCGGCGAGTGCGCCAAGTCCTGCTCGCAGGCTGCGAATGACACCGGTGTGCCGGTTGCCTTCGGCGTCCTGACCACCGATACCATCGAGCAGGCCATCGAGCGCGCCGGCACCAAGGCCGGCAACAAGGGCGCTGAAGCTGCGGTCACCGCCATCGAAATGGCCGGCCTGATGCAGGCGCTGTCCTGA
- the nusB gene encoding transcription antitermination factor NusB: MSSDTNNPARKAEIAKSKETRARSLARRLAMQAIYQWQISADDWEVILHQFEENQDYARVDGEYFRELLEQVIAEEKELLAVIEEFFDRPLAQLDPVERAVLLVGVFELKHRIEVPYRVVLNESVDLARKFGAAESHKFINAILDKAAASLRKLEVKAAGR; the protein is encoded by the coding sequence GTGAGCAGCGACACCAACAACCCGGCTCGCAAGGCCGAGATTGCAAAGAGCAAGGAAACCCGCGCCCGTTCGCTGGCACGGCGACTTGCCATGCAGGCGATCTACCAGTGGCAGATCAGTGCCGATGACTGGGAAGTCATTCTCCATCAGTTCGAGGAGAACCAGGATTACGCCCGTGTCGATGGCGAATATTTCCGTGAACTGCTGGAACAGGTGATTGCCGAGGAGAAGGAGCTGCTCGCCGTCATCGAGGAATTCTTCGATCGTCCGCTGGCGCAGCTCGACCCCGTGGAACGCGCGGTGCTGCTGGTCGGTGTGTTCGAACTCAAGCACCGCATCGAGGTGCCTTACCGGGTCGTGCTGAATGAATCGGTCGACCTGGCCCGCAAGTTCGGTGCTGCCGAGAGCCACAAGTTCATCAACGCCATTCTCGACAAGGCGGCCGCTTCGCTGCGCAAGCTGGAAGTCAAAGCCGCCGGCCGCTGA
- the thiL gene encoding thiamine-phosphate kinase, translated as MPGEFELIRKWFADPAASTADASLQLGIGDDGAVFAPTPGCSQIVVTDTLVAGRHFPDDAGPAAIGHRALAVNLSDMAAMGARPKYAFLNLTLPESDEAWLGEFSRGFFELAREHHVALAGGDTTRGPLNIAVTLLGEVPEGSALTRSGACVGDLVAVTGRPGRAATALVLWREGKAIPEELNKAWLWPTPRVEAGIALRGLATACIDVSDGLVADFAHIAAASDVGARLDADALPRDGIDTDALFRGDDYELCFTFAPADADRIEAALTGAGQEYTVFGEVVAAGEAVSVQLDGEQRAAAELGGWDHFQDGS; from the coding sequence ATGCCCGGTGAATTCGAACTCATCCGCAAGTGGTTTGCCGATCCGGCAGCGTCGACGGCCGATGCGTCCTTGCAGCTCGGCATCGGTGATGATGGTGCGGTCTTCGCGCCGACACCTGGCTGTTCCCAGATCGTGGTCACCGACACCCTGGTGGCCGGTCGTCATTTTCCCGACGATGCCGGTCCGGCTGCGATCGGTCATCGCGCATTGGCGGTGAACCTGTCGGACATGGCGGCGATGGGCGCCCGGCCGAAATATGCTTTCCTGAACCTGACCCTGCCGGAAAGTGACGAAGCCTGGCTGGGTGAATTCTCGCGCGGTTTTTTCGAGCTGGCACGCGAACACCACGTGGCGCTCGCTGGCGGGGATACCACGCGAGGTCCATTGAACATTGCCGTGACATTGCTGGGCGAGGTGCCCGAGGGCAGCGCCCTGACGCGCAGCGGTGCATGCGTCGGCGACCTGGTTGCCGTAACAGGAAGGCCAGGACGTGCGGCAACCGCCCTGGTGCTGTGGCGTGAGGGCAAGGCCATTCCGGAAGAATTGAACAAGGCATGGCTGTGGCCGACGCCTCGGGTCGAGGCGGGCATCGCGCTGCGCGGGCTGGCGACAGCCTGCATCGACGTCTCCGATGGGCTGGTTGCCGACTTTGCGCACATTGCCGCCGCCAGCGACGTCGGGGCGCGGCTGGATGCCGATGCACTGCCGCGCGATGGCATCGACACCGATGCCTTGTTCCGTGGTGACGATTACGAGCTGTGTTTCACCTTCGCGCCCGCTGATGCCGACAGGATAGAGGCTGCGCTGACAGGCGCAGGGCAGGAGTACACCGTGTTCGGTGAAGTTGTTGCTGCCGGCGAGGCAGTCAGCGTGCAGCTGGATGGCGAGCAGCGAGCGGCCGCCGAGCTGGGTGGCTGGGATCATTTCCAGGATGGATCTTGA
- a CDS encoding phosphatidylglycerophosphatase A: MKGQRIPAGTVFRSPVHFLAFGFGSGLAPVAPGTVGTLAAVPAWLGIAMLPAWWQVGVVVAAMVVGIWLCGRSAGMLGVHDHGGIVWDEFVGLWLTMLLAPTAGLGGDWPWLLGGFLAFRLFDIAKPWPIKRLDRDVAGGLGIMLDDILAAVYAAALLRIVQYVLTIFQ, translated from the coding sequence ATGAAGGGCCAACGCATTCCCGCAGGCACGGTTTTCCGTTCGCCAGTGCATTTCCTGGCCTTCGGTTTCGGCAGCGGCCTCGCACCGGTAGCGCCCGGTACGGTCGGCACGCTGGCGGCCGTGCCTGCCTGGCTCGGCATCGCCATGCTGCCCGCGTGGTGGCAGGTCGGAGTGGTCGTTGCAGCGATGGTGGTCGGTATCTGGCTGTGCGGTCGCAGTGCCGGGATGCTGGGTGTTCACGATCACGGTGGTATCGTCTGGGACGAATTCGTCGGCCTGTGGCTGACGATGTTGCTGGCACCGACGGCCGGCCTCGGCGGCGACTGGCCGTGGCTGCTTGGCGGATTCCTTGCTTTCCGCCTGTTCGATATCGCCAAGCCCTGGCCCATCAAGCGCCTGGATCGTGACGTTGCTGGCGGGCTGGGAATCATGCTGGATGATATCCTTGCAGCTGTTTACGCAGCGGCTTTGCTGCGGATCGTGCAGTACGTACTGACGATTTTTCAATGA
- a CDS encoding serine/threonine-protein kinase: protein MNHGKPASSRPGIRTTMKIEKLGKYIITRELGKGGSGTVYLCHDPYNQRDVALKLYNIGEGLSEDQARSRRKVFFNEAHMSGLLNHPNILPIYDAGEEDGQCYVVMEYVRGAKPLSTFCEPQNLLPIRKIVEVSFKCAKALDYAHRKGVIHRDIKPSNIMMTGEGDVRIVDFGIAQNDNIELTPMSGLVGSPSYMAPEQLREEKVSNQADVYSLGVLMYELLTGKRPYYGENLSRLVHQVLYATPLPVHRLRSETPPSLEAIVEKAMAKDRSKRYKTAMEMSVALTRAFNDLGKQAKEVTEQERFSMVRKLEFFREFTYPEVWEVLNASKWETHDKGESIIVEGEIDDSFFIIVSGEVNVTKDGKMLGRLKEGDCFGEMGYLSKTERTATVVSDNGVAVMRINSTLIDQASMECQLRFHKVFLKTLIERLTRTSERVVKEDK, encoded by the coding sequence ATGAATCATGGCAAGCCGGCCAGTTCCAGGCCGGGTATCAGGACGACAATGAAGATCGAGAAACTCGGCAAGTACATCATTACCCGCGAGCTCGGCAAGGGCGGTTCGGGTACGGTCTACCTCTGCCACGATCCCTACAATCAGCGCGATGTCGCCTTGAAGCTGTACAACATCGGCGAGGGCCTGTCCGAGGACCAGGCGCGCAGCCGGCGCAAGGTCTTCTTCAACGAAGCGCACATGTCGGGCCTGTTGAACCATCCGAACATCCTGCCGATCTACGATGCCGGCGAGGAAGATGGTCAGTGCTACGTGGTCATGGAATACGTGCGTGGTGCCAAGCCACTGTCGACATTCTGCGAGCCACAGAATCTCCTGCCGATACGGAAGATCGTCGAGGTCTCCTTCAAGTGTGCCAAGGCGCTGGATTATGCCCATCGCAAGGGCGTGATCCACCGCGACATCAAGCCCAGCAATATCATGATGACGGGCGAAGGTGATGTCAGGATCGTCGATTTCGGCATCGCCCAGAACGACAACATCGAGCTGACACCGATGTCCGGTCTGGTCGGCTCGCCCAGCTACATGGCGCCGGAGCAGTTGCGCGAAGAGAAAGTCAGCAACCAGGCCGATGTCTATTCGCTCGGCGTGCTGATGTACGAATTGTTGACCGGCAAGCGACCCTACTATGGAGAGAACCTGTCGCGCCTGGTTCACCAGGTGCTGTATGCAACGCCACTGCCTGTGCATCGCTTGCGATCCGAGACGCCGCCCTCGCTGGAGGCGATAGTCGAGAAGGCGATGGCGAAGGACCGGTCCAAGCGCTACAAGACGGCAATGGAAATGTCGGTAGCGTTGACGCGCGCATTCAACGACCTGGGCAAGCAGGCCAAGGAAGTGACCGAGCAGGAACGCTTCAGCATGGTTCGCAAGCTCGAATTCTTCAGGGAGTTCACCTACCCGGAAGTCTGGGAGGTGCTGAATGCCTCGAAGTGGGAAACCCATGACAAGGGCGAATCAATCATCGTCGAGGGCGAGATCGACGACTCCTTCTTCATTATCGTGTCCGGTGAGGTCAACGTCACCAAGGACGGCAAGATGCTCGGTCGCCTGAAGGAAGGCGATTGTTTCGGCGAGATGGGCTATCTTTCTAAGACGGAACGCACGGCGACCGTGGTATCCGACAATGGCGTGGCGGTGATGAGGATCAACTCGACCCTGATCGACCAGGCATCCATGGAATGCCAGCTTCGTTTCCACAAGGTCTTTCTCAAGACCCTGATCGAGCGGTTGACCCGGACCAGCGAGCGAGTGGTGAAGGAAGACAAGTAA